DNA from Gracilinanus agilis isolate LMUSP501 chromosome 3, AgileGrace, whole genome shotgun sequence:
agacatctAATCCAGCCTCCTCCTTCTGTGTTTAACTCTTACCAtccatcctggaatcaatactgtgtattggttccaaggcagaagaacaataaggcctcaaaaatgggggttaagggacttgcccagggtcacccacctaagatttgaacctgggatctcccatccctagacctgactctcaatccactgagtcacccaactgccccctcaatttcttctttttgaaaaaaggggaaactgaggcctataaagaaaaaaaataataattcagaaTCGCAGGATCACATCTACCCAGAACATCTAGTCTAAATCCTTCCTTttcacagttgagaaaacagaagTCCAGGGAGGTCGGGGTTAAAAGATGATACGTCCAAGGTCCTACAGGCAGGAAACCGCCAAGGAGGAATTCTAAGCCTGACTCTGATTTCTGACTCTAACTCAAGATCTCTCTCTAGAAATTGTTGCCCCATAAACGGCTCCATCCATTTCCAGGGACCCACAAGACTCTCGGAGCACTAGGGGGCCTCAGTGGCCAGCTGGTCCAGAGGGTACCCCAACAAGCCCAACAAGAGGCCCTCCAGCCTTCCCTGGGAAGGGCCTCGACCCCTAGCCTACAGAGATGGGCTCCGAGGTTCCCCCCATGAGAAAGGCAggctggaggaggaaggaggcaaGGAAGGGGCGCAGAGCCAAGCAAGATCAGGAGGTTTGGATTTAGTTCTTGGCTCGGGCCCTCGGCTGCCCTGTGTTCCCGGAGGCCTGCTGGGGGAATGCTCCCCTGCCCCTTCCCCACGTCCAGGGCCGCCCTCCTGCCCCCCTTGCCTGGAGCTGACCGGGCAGCCAGGGAGAGAAGCATCCCCAGGAAGGATACGGTGACCCTCCCCGTCCCCTGACATGAGGGAAAGTACCAGGCCAGGCCCCTTCCTTGCCAAGAGGATTTGCACAGgctgaaaatgaaaataagcaCAGTGAGAGCGCGTTTCCGGGCATCGGGCGACGGTCTTGTGAAGGACTCCAGCTCTCGGGCTTCCTGGGTCTCTGTTTACCTGGATGACAATAAAGCTCGCAGCTGGGGCCAGCTTTGCCGCCTCGTCCCTCCCCTCGTCCACCCCATGCAAAGCACCTATGGCAGGAAGGCGTTGCCCTCGGGGCCCGCTCCCTGCCAGCTGCTGCCCCAGGCGCGCCCGCTGCCAGCCAGCTCCAAGTCACCTCTGCTCCTGCTGCGGGGCCCGTGCCAACGAGGAACCCCTCAAAGCGGCAGGAACCAGTTTTTGTTGGGCAATAATTAATCGGATTCCTCGCATTCCTGGGCGGCCTGTTGCCCTAGGATGAGCGACGGCGGCGCCGAGCCCTGGGCCTGGCATTCGGACATGCAGTTTACTGGAAAGCTGCTGCTCTCCGCCGCTGCCCTGCTCCTGGGGACTCTGGCCTACAAGCTGTACAAGTCCGGGCCGGGCCGGAACCCACCCGGAGGGGGGACGAGCACCAACGAGGAGCCAGAGGTAACGGGGCAGGCCGATCCGGCTAGGACCTCCCCCAGGGCTCCGCGGCCCGGCCACAGACGGCGGCGCCGGGTCAGCGGGGAGGACGGAGCAAAAGGCAGTCCGGCTTTGGGGAATGGCCAGCCAGAGGGGGCCGGGGGGGCCCGGGACCTCGAGGACCTTGGAGACAGGCCTCGAGAGGGGAGCCAAGGGGCAGCCCCGGACAGAGAGGAGCCAAAGCCTGGGGACTGCCCAGCCCGGGACGGCCTCGGGGAGAAAGCCGACAGGCGGGCTAAGGACTGTCCCCCCCTTCTGGATGACTGTGACGGGGACCTGGAAAGCCCCCAGCCTGGGCCTGCTCAAGCCAATAGCGAAGCAGGCTGCCCCGGTGACTCACGGGCAGCGCCGGGGCTCCTCCTAGAGCGAATCAGGgggcagagggaggaggaggagagctcGCGGGCCCCACTCTGGGGAGACATGGATAGGAGCTGGGTTTTCACCCAGGCTGCCGGGCTCAGCCAGGAGAGGCTGGGGCTCACCAGGGCCACCTCGGACATGGGCCTGGCTGTCAGGCGGAGGGCCGGGGACACGGACACCTCCTACGTCTTCTCCTCCCAGGCCAGGGCCCAGGTAGAGGAGAACTTTCTTGGGGAGCAGACGCTGCAGGAGCGGCCCGGGGGGCAGGCCGAGGACTCCGCCTGCCCCGGCCTGAAAGGAAAGATCTATGACTTCTACGTGGTGTCCACCTCCCGCTCCATCTCCGGAGCCGGCGCTTCTGGGAGCCCCGGAGGAGGGGGGGTGCCTCAGGGCTCACCCCGGCTTCCCACCCAGCCTCACACCCACTTCCCTGACACCCATCCCTCGACCTCCCCGGGCCGGACCCGTCCCGCGGGCGATGCCGAGGCTCTCTCTGGgagctcctcctcctctcagaaCGCCTTTTCCCCAGCTGGGCCCGGCATCGGCCGGAAGGAGAGTTTTCTGCAGATTGCGGAGAACCCGGAGTTTCAGCTTCCGCTGGACCACACGGGAACCTCGTCGTCCGGTGCCACCCGGCCGGCCCGCCATTCGTCCGCCGAGTCTCCGGATTGGCAGCCAGCCACGGCTCGTCTGGAACCCCAGGTGGAGGTGGTGGCTGGTACCAATTTCTTCCAGCTCCCGCTCCTCCCCGGAGCGGCTCAGAACACCCGCCTGGACCTGGGCAACTGCTCCCACGTGCTGAGGCTGGCCAAGAGGGAGAAGCTGGATGCCCTGAAGGAAGCGGCCTACAAAGTGATGAGCGACAATTACCTGCAGGTCCTCCAGAGCCCAGACATCTACGGGCACCTGAGCGGGGCCGAACGGGAGCTGGTCCTGCAGCGGCGCCTCAAGGGGCAGAAGTACCTGGTGGTGGCGGACGTCTGCCCGCAGGAGGGCACCGGCCGCCTCTGCGCCTACGATGACGAGCGAGACGCCTGGTGGCCCCTCGCTAACCTGCCCCCCGAGGCCATATCCTGGGGGTGCTCCATCTGCAGCCTCTTCAATTACCTCTTCGTGGTAGCGGGCTGCCAGCGGGCCGGGGGGCAGGCCTCCAACCGCATGTTCTGCTACAACCCCCTGACGGGCATCTGGAGGGAGATGTGCCCCCTGAACCAGGCGCGGCCCCACTGCAAACTGGTGGTCTTGGATGGGTACATGTACGCCATCGGGGGCGAATGCCTGTACACGGTGGAACGCTACGACCCTCGCCAAGACCGCTGGGCCTTCGTGGCGGCCCTGCCCAACGACACCTTCGCCTTGGCCCACACGGCCACAGTCTGCGACGGCGAGATCTATGTGACGGGCGGCACCCTGCGCTACCTGCTGCTCCGCTACTCAGGGCAGGAGGATCGCTGGCGAGCCAGCCCCACCGGGGGCGGCAAGGACCGAACGGCAGAGATGGTGGCCGTCAACGGCTTCCTCTACCGCTTTGACCTCAACCGCAGCCTGGGCATCGGGGTATATCGCTGCAGTGCCCGGACCCGGCTCTGGTACGAGTGCGCCACATACCGTGTGCCCTACCCAGCCGCCTTCCAGTGCGCCGTGGTGGACAACCTCATCCACTGCGTGGGCCGGCAGTTCCACCTCCGCTTCCTGGCTGACCACGTTTCTCCCCGCTTCCTCCCTGGGGACGAGCTCCAACGCTTCCCATCCCCACAAGGCACCCTTATCCCCACAGTCCTGGCACTACCCGCCCTCGATATGGCGCAGACCAGGGTCTAGGGATCCccttattattttggagggatgACCCTTAGCCACGGAACAGGGGAAAGAGAGTGGATTCTAgaatcaagagacctgggtttgactcTCGCCTCTGGCATGTGCCAACTGTGTGATCTCTGGGTGAGTCCTTGCCACTTTCTAAGTCTCCgttcactcatctgtaaaatgggatgaataATACTAACAATAATAATCCTCGAGCTACCTACCATCCAGGGTGATTGTGAGGAATgggctttgtaaacctgaaagctctatagaaatgtgaatttgttcaaatacttggaacatttatgatttctttgatgATGGTACTCCTTTCTCTGGTGTATTCCAAATCCCTCATGACTTAGCAGATGATCTTTTGGCCTTGCTGTGGCCAAAATCATTCCCATTCTGCCATTGTTCTGGGCTTGGGTTTCTCCACACAGAACTGGGCTGGTCCTCAGTTAACAGAGATATGGTCTGGAAATGATCCTTTACTGgaagcccttccagctctagaggaCACCAGTAGGGTAAATCTCCCATCATGGAGTCAgaagtctcaggttcaaatcctgcttctgtcaCTCACTCaatgggtgactttgggcaagtcactcaaactctcTGTTTCCcaagctggaaaatgagggcatttgGACTTTCTGACTTCTATATTCACTCCTCTATAGTCCTATGGACTTGATAGAGTCTATTTCCTGCTACATAGCCCTTAAGAATCTAAAGCCACGCCCTGGCCTTGAGGGGGCATCTTGTGAGGTTGGAATCTTCTCTGCTGTGGTCTCTGAGCCTCAAGTATACTAATCTTCAAAATGGGTAGAATACACATTCCCCACAAGTTGTTGCTCTAAGGAACCCCAATTGTGAAACAAACTTTCATTGAAGAGTTAAGAAGCACCTGTTATGCAGGGTGCAGAGACTGCCTGGGGGGGGGGTCCCTGAGAATGGCTAGCTAGAATTGGATAAAGCCTTGAACCTGAGTCACCAAAAGaaacaaagttcaaatctggctctgccatttactccATGTGATATTTActttgctgggcctcagtttatctgtaaaatgcagagaTTGGACCAGATTggttctaagatcttttccaaatTCAGGACTATGATGCTATGGCTATATTTACTAAAGAGGATCGACCTGGGCATAAATTCTGCCTTATTGATACTAACTAGATGACCGTAGTCAAGTCATTTTAACCTCCACCTGCCTCTGGAAGCTCCCTCACACTTAGCTGCTAAGCCATGGGTTGGCTGCCATCTTGGATGGTTAACGGAGAGAATGCCAACACTGGGAGTTTCCAATAGTAAGTTACAAATCACTTGTATAGTCTCATGAGCAAAGCAAACAGTGTGCAAATAGCTGGAGGCTGGTAAGTGGAAGAAATTCAAGGGTTCCAAAGGGACATGATCCCTGCCCTCATAGACTCTACAGTGGATCTGACCTATGTCTTTGGCATCTAGGTGGTGAAATAGATAAAATCTTCTAGGACAAGAAGATACAAAacttcaaatctgcccttagacatttattatctatgtgagtCTGGgaagagtcacttaaccttgcagcctcagtttcctcatctgaaaaatggggataataataccacctacatTTCAGGCTTGtcgtgagactcaaatgagatcatatttgtaaagaactttgcaaaccttaaaacactctataaatgttagctatgatgatTATTTTCTCCTGAGAATCAGGGGCAGAGGTTTTCTGGTATTAACTGCCATGAGAGCTATGGCCGCATTTGCTTCTCTGTCCTGGCATGGCTGGAAGAATACTAATTGTATAACTATCCAGAAACAGAGCTGACCAATTTGAGGAATGAAGACTATTGAGGAAATGGTCAACAGCCTGGCCACCAGTGAACCCTGCTAGTAGACTAGTAATAGAATTTGGTCCCCATTGTCCCCCATACAGATCAAGTAGCACTTAGGACACCCAAGTGGGAAGGGAACAAAAGCTATGGATCTAGATGCCCTGGGAAGGAGTTAAGAATTCCAATGAAGCCAATTATTAGAAAGCTATGAGGGGGTGGTGTGAGCTGCAGGAATCTTCTCCCAAGACACTGGATGTTTCCCTTGAGAAATTTCCTCCAGGTCCAAATGTAACAAAATCCTGAAATGCCAAAGCCCCAATTCCATTCTCCTCCACTCAAGCCACCATGTTAATAAGTGACCAAGTATGCATCAAAGGAACagcaaatgtcagagctgggaggagcctGAGGATCATAGCTGGGAGGagttttagaacacagaatgtcagaactggtaaggatcttagaatatagaatttcagaactgaGGAGCCTTAAAACAtggaatgtcagggctggaaggacccttagaacatagaatgtcagagtcaAAAGGAGTCTTAGAATCCAGGATGAGGactcttagaacatggaatgccagagctgggagaacccttaaatcacagaatgtcaaaaactagaaggaaatttagaacacagaatgtcagagctgggagggaccttagaacacagaatttcaGGGTTAAGAGGatccttagaacatggaatgtcagagctgggagaacccttagaacagagaatatcagaattGAGAgaacccttagaacagagaatatcagaattGAAAGAACCCTTAAAACAGAGAATATTAGAACTGAGAGGGGTTcaagaacacagaatgtcagggctAGAGGGAAACTTAGAACacaaatttcagagctggaaggacccttagaacaaagaatttcAGGTCTGAGAGGACCCATAGAACATGGAATCTCAGAGCTGGGAGAACCCTTAGAATACAAAATATCAGAACTTAGAGGGGttcatagaacacagaatgtcagaactagaaggaaacttagaacacagaatgtcagagctgggaaggaccttagaacacagaatttcagggttgagaggaatcttagaacatggaatgtcagagatgggagggcccttagaactccaaatgtcagagctagaagagattgtTTAACTCATCTAGCTAGACAAGAGGAAAGACATAGAGGGAAACATCTACCCCCTGCTCTCAGAAAGCTTCTGAAGGGAGAGATGAGGTCCATATCCTCCGGGAAATCCTAGTCTGAGATGACTCCCAAACCAGGAAGCACTTCTAAGAATAAGAGCAGTTCCAAGTGGCCCAAGATGCCCTGAGAGGTGACACACTTCcctcttggggggggggtcttcCAATCCCCCTTGTTAGATCTGACAAACTAGAGGCCCTTTAAGTTATGAGATGATCCAGGCCCCCTGTAACTCTGGCATTCTACAGCGCTGTGAGGGAAAACACAGTCCCTCCCTGGCCTAACAGGGACACAGAGCACACACCAGTCTCTGAAAATAATAGCCATATTCTGGTCTCCCCGGGATGTGAGTGTTTATTTGCACAAGGAGTGCACCTGTGTAAATACAAACATTCTCCCAGCCAGTGCTGCTGGTCTGAGCTCTGTGGGAACCAGCCAGCTGGCCTTGGACCCCAGCTGATGGATGACTGGCTGATGTGCTGGGCAGAGATAGCAGGGTGTGGAGACAGATGTGGGCAgggggcagagagagggagaggaagtatTCAAGAGCAAAGGTGGCCAAATCCACAGGACAATGGACCCCAGAAGGTCCCTCTAGGCTTCAATTTTCTCTCCAAAATCAAGAGGATaatccttctcccctctcctttctgggGATTCTGGGAGGATAAAAGGAAATATCTTTGGAGAAACATTTGGAAAGTCAAAATGCTTCAGACTGGAACAGAAGCCCCCTTAGATTAGCCACGGTCATTCCTCTGCTCTTGACCTTCTAGCAGCTCCTTTACACCTAGTAAGTCAAGATCAAACTCTTCTGCCTAGCATTGGAGGTCCTCCTCCGTCTCCCTATTTTCCTATTTCCTAAgaccaaaacagaaggtaaggatttttttttctttaaaaataaatttatgggggtagctgggtagctaagtggattgagagtcaggcctagagacgggaggtcctaggttcaaatccggcctcagacacttcccagctgtgtgaccctgggcaagtcacttgacccccattgcccacccttaccactcttccacctagaggccaatacacagaagttaagggtttaaaaaacaaacaaataaataaacaagaaataaaaagtcaGGGAGGCTTCCTTTGGAAAGGACCTTTACTCCTATCtctgagaaagtataaagagAAGGCACAGAAAGAGAGTCCCCTGCCCCCTCGAGGGACACTtgaggtggctccatggataaaatgctgggtctgaaatccaaaagaaaagtgcaaatccagcctcaggttaATTGTATGACTGATAGGATCAACataacctccatctgcctcagtttcctcagctataaagaagggaaaataacaGGACTTACCTCACCGAGTTGGTATAAGAATCAAATTTTGTAAAGGgtttcacacagtgcctggcacacagtaggtttaTCCATAGACAGATTTTAGGATGTCTGTGAATTTGGATGTGAGGAAAATGTATCTTTCTTTTCACTCACCTGAACTTTAGCATTTccttgaattatttaaaaataggaTTCTAACAAGGGCTCTATAGTCTTcctcagactgccaaaggggatCTCTGACTCAGAAAAGGGGggaggtttggtttggtttttcaaAAGGATCCTTTTATAGAGCATCTAATCCCATGGAAGAGACAAGAATGTGACAAAGAAGGCTCATTCCCTGCTCTAATGTAGGAAATTAAATCCAGCCCTCCCCTGAGCTCCTGGTCTGAAAAAACTGCAAagtcagtaaatatctgaggcaaaatcGAATTCAAGTCTCCCTCAtcccaggtctagcactctgtcTATTAAATGGTCAGAAATAGAGGGTCTGGGAGATCGAATGCAGCACTAGGAAGTAGatagacccgaattcaaatccttcctcagatacttgCCTATGcaatactgggcaagtcatttaacctcctgtgcacctcagtttccccatctgtaaaactggtACAAAAATAGCATCTAATTCCCCAGGTTGCTATGATGATCaacaattaaataatatttgtaaaacacgtTGCTTtgtataataaatttaataatataaactaaaatatttttataatttttaagctCTAactaaatgttagccattattattattattaagaggaGGAACTGCAATGTGAAAGTAAGCCTAAGGCCAAGAGTGTACATCAGCCTCTTTTTCTGCATTCCTCAAAATGTTTGCTATTTACTACACGAAGAACCAGGGGACAAAGTATAAATGACTCTGTGCAAGATATCCTTATTCCTAAAGACACAACTTTCAAAGCTCAGGTCCCATTCAAGGGTCCCTAGCATCCCCTTCCTAGGCAGAGAATGGAAAACGCTCTGAAATTCAGCTGAGAACCCTGGGTAAGGGAGATAAGCTCTCATTCTATCCCAGCAGAATTTTCCAGGTAGATAAAGAATGAAGCATTGGCAGGTACCTATAGAGGACTTGTGGGGGTAATATTTGCTGATATctcaaaaaaaagcatttaatattttatgtctcatttttaaaaattgtattttaaagtaaaatttagctgctaattttttaaaaataagtttcatttagtttgggttttttaatttgatgaTGAATAAAAATATCTTCTGTGATTGAGTGTATAATAAAtattcaccttttaaaaaatgaaagaaaaaattccccGTGTGCTTGTATCAATAAAACCGACTATTACCCGTACCTATTGGACTATGGGTAATCTTTTAGTATTTTCAGAAGATTATACAGGAAAtaggcacagtgaatagaaaacTGACCTTAAATAAAGCCTGGGTACAGGTTCGGATCCAGTGTCTGACATAAACAGGCTAACTGTGAGAAAATGTCTTAACCTGTCATGGATATAGACAGGGACTGACTTGCCTTTCAAATTCCTGGAAGTGACCTGACCCAGGAGTGCCCTGCACTAgcgaaatcacaggtccagtcttcATCCCCTACATGGTAAGTGGTTGGGatctatgaaattattattattattattattattattattatctgtcaATTTAGTATCATATTACATGTGTTACTTATAATATTAATGTGTGGCACATTATGCAATGAATCATatgtgttatataattatattacatcggaattatataatatataatacattgtatattatatataattatatattatacattatattatatatacattaatagtatgttatataatgtgtatattatattatatattacatatgacattatattataaataaattattattattcatatctataatattttatgccttataataaaataataataattgcttaaaatttttaatgtcatttgccatgttttagctttttttaattaattcctcCAATGGACCAGTAGGGAGCACCATAGTGTAAAGttctagccctggagtcaggaagactccgcttcctaagttcaaatctggtctcagacacttacaaatTGTGTCTGAATCTGAACAACGCATTTAACCCTCAGCAACCCACTTgaccttggcctcagtttcttcatctgtaaaatgagctggggaaggaaaggggcaagccgctccagtatctctgccaagagaaccccaaacaGNNNNNNNNNNNNNNNNNNNNNNNNNNNNNNNNNNNNNNNNNNNNNNNNNNNNNNNNNNNNNNNNNNNNNNNNNNNNNNNNNNNNNNNNNNNNNNNNNNNNNNNNNNNNNNNNNNNNNNNNNNNNNNNNNNNNNNNNNNNNNNNNNNNNNNNNNNNNNNNNNNNNNNNNNNNNNNNNNNNNNNNNNNNNNNNNNNNNNNNNNNNNNNNNNNNNNNNNNNNNNNNNNNNNNNNNNNNNNNNNNNNNNNNNNNNNNNNNNNNNNNNNNNNNNNNNNNNNNNNNNNNNNNNNNNNNNNNNNNNNNNNNNNNNNNNNNNNNNNNNNNNNNNNNNNNNNNNNNNNNNNNNNNNNNNNNNNNNNNNNNNNNNNNNNNNNNNNNNNNNNNNNNNNNNNNNNNNNNNNNNNNNNNNNNNNNNNNNNNNNNNNNNNNNNNNNNNNNNNNNNNNNNNNNNNNNNNNNNNNNNNNNNNNNNNNNNNNNNNNNNNNNNNNNNNNNNNNNNNNNNNNNNNNNNNNNNNNNNNNNNNNNNNNNNNNNNNNNNNNNNNNNNNNNNNNNNNNNNNNNNNNNNNNNNNNNNNNNNNNNNNNNNNNNNNNNNNNNNNNNNNNNNNNNNNNNNNNNNNNNNNNNNNNNNNNNNNNNNNNNNNNNNNNNNNNNNNNNNNNNNNNNNNNNNNNNNNNNNNNNNNNNNNNNNNNNNNNNNNNNNNNNNNNNNNNNNNNNNNNNNNNNNNNNNNNNNNNNNNNNNNNNNNNNNNNNNNNNNNNNNNNNNNNNNNNNNNNNNNNNNNNNNNNNNNNNNNNNNNNNNNNNNNNNNNNNNNNNNNNNNNNNNNNNNNNNNNNNNNNNNNNNNNNNNNNNNNNNNNNNNNNNNNNNNNNNNNNNNNNNNNNNNNNNNNNNNNNNNNNNNNNNNNNNNNNNNNNNNNNNNNNNNNNNNNNNNNNNNNNNNNNNNNNNNNNNNNNNNNNNNNNNNNNNNNNNNNNNNNNNNNNNNNNNNNNNNNNNNNNNNNNNNNNNNNNNNNNNNNNNNNNNNNNNNNNNNNNNNNNNNNNNNNNNNNNNNNNNNNNNNNNNNNNNNNNNNNNNNNNNNNNNNNNNNNNNNNNNNNNNNNNNNNNNNNNNNNNNNNNNNNNNNNNNNNNNNNNNNNNNNNNNNNNNNNNNNNNNNNNNNNNNNNNNNNNNNNNNNNNNNNNNNNNNNNNNNNNNNNNNNNNNNNNNNNNNNNNNNNNNNNNNNNNNNNNNNNNNNNNNNNNNNNNNNNNNNNNNNNNNNNNNNNNNNNNNNNNNNNNNNNNNNNNNNNNNNNNNNNNNNNNNNNNNNNNNNNNNNNNNNNNNNNNNNNNNNNNNNNNNNNNNNNNNNNNNNNNNNNNNNNNNNNNNNNNNNNNNNNNNNNNNNNNNNNNNNNNNNNNNNNNNNNNNNNNNNNNNNNNNNNNNNNNNNNNNNNNNNNNNNNNNNNNNNNNNNNNNNNNNNNNNNNNNNNNNNNNNNNNNNNNNNNNNNNNNNNNNNNNNNNNNNNNNNNNNNNNNNNNNNNNNNNNNNNNNNNNNNNNNNNNNNNNNNNNNNNNNNNNNNNNNNNNNNNNNNNNNNNNNNNNNNNNNNNNNNNNNNNNNNNNNNNNNNNNNNNNNNNNNNNNNNNNNNNNNNNNNNNNNNNNNNNNNNNNNNNNNNNNNNNNNNNNNNNNNNNNNNNNNNNNNNNNNNNNNNNNNNNNNNNNNNNNNNNNNNNNNNNNNNNNNNNNNNNNNNNNNNNNNNNNNNNNNNNNNNNNNNNNNNNNNNNNNNNNNNNNNNNNNNNNNNNNNNNNNNNNNNNNNNNNNNNNNNNNNNNNNNNNNNNNNNNNNNNNNNNNNNNNNNNNNNNNNNNNNNNNNNNNNNNNNNNNNNNNNNNNNNNNNNNNNNNNNNNNNNNNNNNNNNNNNNNNNNNNNNNNNNNNNNNNNNNNNNNNNNNNNNNNNNNNNNNNNNNNNNNTTCGGATCCAGTGTCTGACATAAACAGGCTAACTGTGAGAAAATGTCTTAACCTGTCATGGATATAGAC
Protein-coding regions in this window:
- the KLHDC7A gene encoding kelch domain-containing protein 7A produces the protein MSDGGAEPWAWHSDMQFTGKLLLSAAALLLGTLAYKLYKSGPGRNPPGGGTSTNEEPEVTGQADPARTSPRAPRPGHRRRRRVSGEDGAKGSPALGNGQPEGAGGARDLEDLGDRPREGSQGAAPDREEPKPGDCPARDGLGEKADRRAKDCPPLLDDCDGDLESPQPGPAQANSEAGCPGDSRAAPGLLLERIRGQREEEESSRAPLWGDMDRSWVFTQAAGLSQERLGLTRATSDMGLAVRRRAGDTDTSYVFSSQARAQVEENFLGEQTLQERPGGQAEDSACPGLKGKIYDFYVVSTSRSISGAGASGSPGGGGVPQGSPRLPTQPHTHFPDTHPSTSPGRTRPAGDAEALSGSSSSSQNAFSPAGPGIGRKESFLQIAENPEFQLPLDHTGTSSSGATRPARHSSAESPDWQPATARLEPQVEVVAGTNFFQLPLLPGAAQNTRLDLGNCSHVLRLAKREKLDALKEAAYKVMSDNYLQVLQSPDIYGHLSGAERELVLQRRLKGQKYLVVADVCPQEGTGRLCAYDDERDAWWPLANLPPEAISWGCSICSLFNYLFVVAGCQRAGGQASNRMFCYNPLTGIWREMCPLNQARPHCKLVVLDGYMYAIGGECLYTVERYDPRQDRWAFVAALPNDTFALAHTATVCDGEIYVTGGTLRYLLLRYSGQEDRWRASPTGGGKDRTAEMVAVNGFLYRFDLNRSLGIGVYRCSARTRLWYECATYRVPYPAAFQCAVVDNLIHCVGRQFHLRFLADHVSPRFLPGDELQRFPSPQGTLIPTVLALPALDMAQTRV